The following proteins are co-located in the Streptomyces kaniharaensis genome:
- a CDS encoding YbaB/EbfC family nucleoid-associated protein — protein sequence MPSPYDQEIEDLLALYARQREEAAETRRRIAATTATATDPRQAVKVTVGAQGELTAVEFPTGAYRRMAPKELADLLVTTAARAREEALEMVAGVVSDGLPPGVTVGDLLQGRVDPAALLPEDPALADAVREYVEHGFEGADRG from the coding sequence GTGCCCAGCCCCTACGACCAGGAGATCGAGGACCTGCTGGCGCTGTACGCCCGCCAGCGGGAGGAGGCCGCCGAGACCCGGCGCCGGATCGCGGCCACGACGGCGACCGCGACCGATCCCCGGCAGGCGGTCAAGGTCACCGTCGGGGCGCAGGGCGAGCTCACCGCGGTCGAGTTCCCCACCGGCGCCTACCGCCGGATGGCGCCCAAGGAGCTGGCCGACCTGCTGGTCACCACGGCCGCGCGGGCCCGGGAGGAGGCGCTGGAGATGGTGGCCGGGGTGGTGTCGGACGGGTTGCCGCCCGGCGTCACCGTGGGCGACCTGCTCCAGGGCCGGGTCGACCCCGCGGCGCTGCTGCCCGAGGACCCGGCCCTGGCGGACGCCGTCCGGGAGTACGTCGAGCACGGTTTCGAGGGGGCGGACCGTGGCTGA
- a CDS encoding WXG100 family type VII secretion target translates to MADHVFSVDTERLAAATPQVQELAGLIRSVGTRLEARLGELGECWGDDYTGREFRDQYLSPKEQLTEAVGGTAEVLDSTVDGIGTMAKGFRRTEEQNVEALRTLTSAVPDVPGVGDAGHGPRTGGPHVGRR, encoded by the coding sequence GTGGCTGACCACGTCTTCTCCGTCGACACCGAAAGGCTGGCGGCCGCCACGCCGCAGGTGCAGGAGCTGGCCGGGCTGATCAGGTCGGTCGGCACCCGGCTGGAGGCCCGGCTCGGCGAGTTGGGCGAGTGCTGGGGCGACGACTACACCGGGCGGGAGTTCCGGGACCAGTACCTCTCGCCCAAGGAACAGCTGACGGAGGCCGTCGGCGGCACCGCGGAGGTGCTGGACAGCACCGTCGACGGCATCGGGACGATGGCCAAGGGCTTCCGGCGGACCGAGGAGCAGAACGTCGAAGCCCTGCGGACCCTGACCTCCGCCGTCCCGGACGTGCCCGGCGTCGGCGACGCCGGGCACGGGCCGCGTACGGGCGGGCCCCACGTCGGCCGCCGCTGA
- a CDS encoding WXG100-like domain-containing protein: MSVEMPPALAWVSKLAVGQSWPKGDEDRLRKLGSAWDDAAQELRGISEGMGSSANGVLESISGQVAEEFRAFVTQLESALPEMAESSKQLGKLGRHTGVQIEYSKYMILGQLVLLAGQIAQWAFFAPEVLPAAITSARAAVKKILRRLLISVAAGVALNLGLDAAVQTIQLLKGDRTQWSVDNTVSAAVSGAIGGAVGGVFFGVGGVVVPRFANSLIGKGVFGAATGVTTAGIMLGAFGGEELLGASVLAGAVGAVGGGGRRRFGGKGEKVDVDPVDVDLPDKPVLDLPEAGPPERADAPVPVVGGSGPGGTGGAGGRGASGPAATVADDRPRTSGGPGRDHAGGPPGVVTGRAAAVLPGFGPATADIGRAGGHGAAGTTTRGAGTGGAAAVRQGAVGAATSAGSGRGQGGTGGAAVRASGPQAGGGRAAEGASSGGHAGPAVRTVAGPASATTTAGGPGTGTPAGGAVSAGRTPTGAPEIRTEGSRGVASGASAAEAPSVQAGRPAPAGGRPVTSGGPSAPGAAAGGPARPAAGPSAAEGPRPGDGPATRTESAGGPAAARAESTPRPATATAAATAGSGPEAGVGRAAGPRPVAEEGPGVGPATADPRPPGSRPPVPPARLDPTPRFVVRSGFEARRVAHEGRTVTDLTVRIAFRGGGSGHDLAAIWRRVTEGVEEHYNRPGYRLANGDRLHVTVLRADPGESAHLTVDLVGRDRGMDQRSWWPDAEPVDYAHEVGHQLGLRDEYRTKDLPHRPDGAGSLLGDYRAPAAGGLRQAGLRERHLQLISAAVGDLAAPPAGPHHPSWDRARAAATPHDRGTAWVDPVSDPLKRQGSGPRLHPVGAPAVAPRTHTTPTGSHGTPGGTAAGPGHTGAAAVGGAQPAPPDTSENSLIMQPGYASGDQFGICVSLLHDPGLHVLIARGPAFGTPGHDPVQDKSRAIADFYRSSGIDDSRILFVDVPGMEKHGVWQALKAEAGRIAQQDWGIRKAYRDMYQVKEIWGVTDGTGYVSEVFSQELRGTVRTAWGLTDAHDGRIVDWLAGRGIHLPAGQGRVLVLWSRFTGKATQWNDLRSRMEHDTSFQGIRQIVRDVAGSYDAVIITGDPHPNPAKSDKWDDLVMQLRTELRTDTIHHITGFWKGGSPELTSWGGDTRTGQFLLYDHLDRHHQLDHLGFRSGNLEAVALIGHRVSYLEEEGASGAARMEQWHDKRHGFTRKGGLAPGYERVIVPDPPTASGRYSKQFDVDGYMKGGRAYEPPDEHAWWRKPVEVYGHERGFGLDGLDSIRHQLGLPAVDRDHGAAAFFTDRIQHVARKYETLRNAVVTYGGDSQYLAPYDAYFRTPPEQFQGGPEQLYRAIVHGGLPALPRLWEYYRGLVVQSYLRTAGAQGAFDPQGGASQGAHGAAGGHGATGSGELPPQAPQTDGSGRTDGAARTDGAVREDSATRQDTVAPAAARELYGIPEKNFGKFRRLAQERRLVIDVRPTNTDAPKWLDQGMLPKPKDIKAKTINELDVHLGANREHVGLVGYFEPVPPSHEGLDATTRARLDARYRQRAHEFAELAPVIDRLTAEGRFRVENGLVLGQDGRGEWRAITGDHDVFDISSPGGSRLTPNRYGSVVEEMMANDMAVMHGAHSYWEPQSPFSKGIFDKINASHLPGGEPLLRFRPDADRADLVHAVERPGRPEGPASAGQPGAEGPSAHPGRSAAPPHPVPDALPSAGPESPPSAVPPAHDHASSPGPAPAQRRAFAFTEGSTEPAGAESARVDAFAAALARDVAERAAAGLPLPRLTVTGHGNGTVAGIPHFGRAMAIGRERAEAVAAALVRRLDTHLADRHPGPTAADLEITVRSRGQEPPDGEDAGRATGQTLRQVVVTVEHPTAAADRYAGEVAPRAPAADPHTPTEGTSTAAGGHGTHVIGGHGTPAAGSHPPAEGSGTAAGGHGTPAAGSHPPAEGSGTAAGGHGAPAAGPHPPAEGSGTAADRNATLAADRAAAWNLSREDHDNLKAAIRHGVDEETQTYLFNNGPRPEHAATAIGEHPSWVDERALGRWAVGLKLTPKYETTVALNRLTAAGDGPQGRSLLYLGANSDIEHPLFTTRATEMTLVGVDPKGLNAKTRAAHLEEVVEALERSLGSYAGPGHTVATVKKVEGVVATITVEGPGGPVLTVDYHALTYDEYLEAHPGERFDVVMDKDSWLLDWRPEQAAAEAVTGLLADGGTWVGGTALGPSVEAGFTRTPNDRLGLAGTKWSGYQDLYVRTPSGRAVAEATRLDDLLSSVAKVTETRFKFRDFTFDEDRYREMLAADLEYVLPFHEYFNSSDAAQNTASAIELLPGVAEHLAAEIASFAGRSGDFGARRILADLARLLELDPALVLPPDGAEGGGAAE; encoded by the coding sequence ATGAGCGTCGAGATGCCCCCCGCCCTCGCCTGGGTCTCCAAGCTGGCCGTCGGCCAGTCCTGGCCCAAGGGTGACGAGGACAGGCTGCGGAAGCTGGGCTCCGCCTGGGACGACGCGGCGCAGGAACTGCGGGGCATCAGCGAGGGGATGGGGTCGTCGGCCAACGGCGTCCTGGAGAGCATCAGCGGGCAGGTGGCCGAGGAGTTCCGGGCGTTCGTGACCCAGCTGGAGTCCGCCCTCCCGGAGATGGCGGAGTCCTCGAAGCAGCTGGGCAAGCTCGGCCGGCACACCGGGGTCCAGATCGAGTACTCGAAGTACATGATCCTCGGCCAACTCGTGCTGCTGGCCGGGCAGATCGCGCAGTGGGCGTTCTTCGCGCCCGAGGTGCTCCCGGCCGCGATCACTTCGGCGCGGGCGGCGGTCAAGAAGATCCTGCGGCGCCTGCTGATCTCGGTCGCCGCGGGTGTGGCGCTCAACCTGGGCCTGGACGCCGCCGTGCAGACCATCCAACTCCTCAAGGGCGACCGGACGCAGTGGAGCGTCGACAACACCGTCTCCGCCGCGGTCTCCGGGGCGATCGGCGGCGCCGTCGGCGGGGTCTTCTTCGGCGTCGGCGGCGTGGTCGTGCCCCGGTTCGCAAACTCGCTGATCGGCAAGGGCGTGTTCGGCGCGGCCACCGGGGTGACCACCGCGGGGATCATGCTGGGCGCCTTCGGCGGCGAGGAACTCCTCGGGGCGTCCGTCCTGGCGGGTGCCGTGGGCGCGGTCGGCGGCGGCGGCCGGCGGCGGTTCGGCGGTAAGGGCGAGAAGGTCGACGTGGACCCGGTCGACGTCGACCTGCCGGACAAGCCGGTACTCGACCTGCCGGAGGCCGGGCCGCCGGAGCGGGCCGACGCCCCGGTGCCGGTGGTGGGCGGGTCCGGACCGGGCGGTACCGGTGGTGCGGGCGGCCGGGGTGCGTCCGGCCCGGCGGCCACGGTCGCCGACGACCGTCCCCGGACCTCCGGCGGCCCCGGACGCGACCACGCCGGTGGTCCGCCGGGCGTAGTAACCGGGCGGGCCGCCGCAGTCCTGCCGGGTTTCGGGCCGGCCACCGCCGACATCGGCCGGGCCGGCGGCCATGGCGCTGCCGGGACGACGACCCGGGGTGCGGGTACCGGCGGAGCGGCGGCCGTTCGGCAGGGCGCGGTCGGCGCGGCTACGTCCGCGGGATCCGGCCGCGGGCAGGGCGGTACGGGCGGGGCAGCCGTGCGCGCCTCCGGGCCGCAGGCCGGCGGCGGTCGGGCGGCCGAGGGCGCGTCGTCCGGCGGGCACGCGGGGCCGGCCGTGCGGACGGTGGCCGGCCCCGCCTCCGCTACCACGACGGCGGGTGGCCCCGGGACGGGCACGCCCGCCGGTGGCGCCGTGAGCGCGGGCCGGACGCCCACCGGTGCACCGGAGATCCGCACCGAGGGCTCGCGGGGCGTGGCGTCCGGCGCCTCGGCGGCCGAGGCCCCGTCCGTGCAGGCCGGCCGCCCGGCTCCGGCCGGCGGCAGGCCCGTCACCTCCGGCGGTCCGTCCGCCCCGGGCGCCGCTGCGGGCGGTCCCGCGCGGCCCGCCGCCGGGCCCTCCGCCGCGGAGGGCCCGCGCCCGGGGGACGGACCGGCCACCCGGACGGAGAGCGCCGGCGGACCGGCCGCCGCGCGGGCGGAGTCGACCCCGCGCCCCGCGACCGCGACCGCGGCGGCGACGGCCGGCTCCGGCCCGGAGGCGGGCGTCGGGCGCGCCGCCGGTCCGCGGCCGGTTGCCGAGGAAGGCCCGGGCGTCGGGCCCGCCACCGCGGACCCGCGTCCCCCGGGGTCCCGCCCGCCGGTCCCGCCGGCCCGGCTCGACCCCACGCCGCGCTTCGTCGTCCGTTCCGGCTTCGAGGCGCGCCGGGTCGCCCACGAGGGGAGGACGGTCACCGACCTGACGGTCCGGATCGCCTTCCGGGGCGGCGGCTCCGGACACGACCTCGCCGCGATCTGGCGCAGGGTGACCGAGGGCGTCGAGGAGCACTACAACCGGCCCGGCTACCGGCTCGCCAACGGGGACCGGCTGCACGTCACCGTCCTGCGCGCCGACCCGGGCGAGTCGGCGCACCTGACGGTCGACCTCGTCGGCCGCGACCGGGGCATGGACCAGCGGTCCTGGTGGCCGGACGCCGAACCGGTCGACTACGCCCACGAGGTGGGCCACCAGCTCGGCCTGCGGGACGAATACCGCACCAAGGACCTGCCGCACCGCCCCGACGGCGCCGGCAGCCTGCTCGGCGACTACCGTGCCCCGGCCGCCGGAGGCCTGCGGCAGGCGGGTCTGCGCGAGCGGCACCTCCAGCTGATCTCCGCCGCGGTCGGCGACCTGGCGGCCCCGCCCGCCGGCCCGCACCACCCGAGCTGGGACCGGGCGCGGGCCGCCGCCACACCCCACGACCGCGGCACCGCCTGGGTGGACCCGGTCTCCGACCCGCTCAAGCGGCAGGGTAGCGGGCCCAGGCTGCACCCCGTCGGCGCGCCGGCGGTCGCCCCGCGTACGCACACCACCCCGACCGGTTCGCACGGCACGCCCGGCGGAACCGCCGCCGGACCCGGGCACACCGGCGCTGCCGCAGTCGGCGGCGCCCAGCCGGCACCGCCCGACACCTCCGAAAACTCGCTAATCATGCAGCCGGGTTACGCGTCCGGCGACCAGTTCGGAATCTGCGTCTCGCTCCTGCACGACCCCGGCCTGCACGTCCTGATCGCGCGCGGACCGGCGTTCGGCACACCCGGCCACGACCCCGTCCAGGACAAGTCCCGGGCGATCGCCGACTTCTACCGCTCCAGCGGGATCGACGACAGCCGGATCCTCTTCGTCGACGTGCCGGGGATGGAGAAGCACGGCGTCTGGCAGGCCCTGAAGGCCGAGGCCGGGCGGATCGCGCAGCAGGACTGGGGGATCCGCAAGGCCTACCGCGACATGTACCAGGTCAAGGAGATCTGGGGGGTCACCGACGGCACCGGCTACGTGAGCGAGGTCTTCTCCCAGGAGCTGCGGGGCACCGTACGGACCGCCTGGGGTCTGACGGACGCCCACGACGGCCGGATCGTCGACTGGCTGGCCGGCCGCGGGATCCACCTGCCCGCCGGGCAGGGCCGGGTCCTGGTGCTCTGGTCCCGCTTCACCGGCAAGGCCACCCAGTGGAACGACCTCCGCAGCCGGATGGAGCACGACACCAGCTTCCAGGGCATCCGGCAGATCGTGCGCGACGTCGCCGGCTCCTACGACGCGGTCATCATCACCGGCGACCCGCATCCGAACCCGGCGAAGAGCGACAAGTGGGACGACCTCGTGATGCAGCTGCGCACCGAGCTGCGGACCGACACCATCCACCACATCACCGGCTTCTGGAAGGGCGGTTCGCCGGAGCTCACCTCCTGGGGCGGCGACACCCGCACGGGCCAGTTCCTGCTCTACGACCACCTCGACCGCCACCACCAGCTCGACCACCTCGGCTTCCGCTCCGGGAACCTGGAAGCCGTCGCGCTGATCGGCCACCGGGTCTCCTACCTGGAGGAGGAGGGCGCGAGCGGCGCGGCCCGGATGGAGCAGTGGCACGACAAGCGACACGGCTTCACCCGGAAGGGCGGCCTGGCGCCGGGCTACGAGCGCGTCATCGTCCCCGACCCCCCGACGGCGTCCGGCCGGTACTCCAAGCAGTTCGACGTGGACGGCTACATGAAGGGCGGCCGGGCCTACGAACCGCCGGACGAGCACGCCTGGTGGCGCAAGCCGGTCGAGGTGTACGGACACGAGCGCGGCTTCGGTCTCGACGGACTCGACTCCATCCGCCACCAGTTGGGGCTTCCGGCGGTCGACCGGGACCACGGCGCCGCCGCCTTCTTCACCGACCGGATCCAGCACGTGGCACGCAAGTACGAGACGCTGCGCAACGCCGTCGTCACCTACGGGGGCGACAGCCAGTACCTGGCCCCGTACGACGCGTACTTCAGGACGCCGCCCGAGCAGTTCCAGGGCGGGCCCGAGCAGCTGTACCGGGCCATCGTCCACGGCGGCCTGCCCGCCCTGCCCCGGCTCTGGGAGTACTACCGCGGCCTCGTCGTGCAGTCGTACCTCCGCACAGCGGGCGCGCAGGGCGCGTTCGACCCGCAGGGGGGTGCTTCCCAGGGTGCGCACGGCGCGGCGGGCGGTCACGGCGCGACGGGGTCCGGTGAGCTCCCGCCGCAGGCACCGCAGACCGACGGGTCCGGGCGGACGGACGGTGCGGCACGTACGGACGGTGCGGTGCGGGAGGACTCCGCGACGCGGCAGGACACCGTCGCGCCGGCCGCCGCCCGGGAGCTCTACGGCATCCCGGAGAAGAACTTCGGCAAGTTCCGGCGGCTCGCGCAGGAGCGGCGCCTGGTGATCGACGTCCGGCCGACCAACACCGACGCCCCCAAGTGGCTCGACCAGGGGATGCTGCCCAAGCCCAAGGACATCAAGGCCAAGACCATCAACGAGCTGGACGTCCACCTGGGCGCGAACCGTGAACACGTCGGCCTGGTCGGCTACTTCGAGCCGGTGCCGCCCTCGCACGAGGGCCTCGACGCGACGACCCGGGCGCGCCTCGACGCGCGGTACCGCCAGCGCGCGCACGAGTTCGCCGAACTGGCCCCGGTCATCGACCGGTTGACCGCGGAGGGCCGGTTCCGGGTGGAGAACGGGCTGGTGCTCGGTCAGGACGGGCGCGGCGAGTGGCGGGCCATCACCGGCGACCACGACGTCTTCGACATCTCCAGCCCGGGCGGCTCCCGGCTCACGCCGAACCGGTACGGCAGCGTGGTCGAGGAGATGATGGCCAACGACATGGCGGTCATGCACGGCGCGCACAGCTACTGGGAGCCGCAGTCGCCGTTCAGCAAGGGCATCTTCGACAAGATCAACGCGTCGCACCTGCCGGGCGGCGAGCCGCTGCTCCGCTTCCGTCCCGACGCCGACCGGGCCGACCTCGTCCACGCCGTCGAACGGCCGGGACGGCCGGAGGGCCCAGCTTCCGCCGGCCAGCCGGGGGCCGAAGGTCCGTCGGCGCACCCGGGGCGGTCGGCGGCCCCGCCGCACCCAGTGCCGGACGCGCTCCCGTCCGCCGGCCCGGAGTCGCCGCCGTCCGCCGTCCCGCCCGCGCACGACCACGCCTCTTCACCAGGCCCCGCGCCCGCCCAGCGGCGTGCCTTCGCCTTCACCGAGGGATCGACCGAGCCGGCCGGGGCCGAGTCCGCCCGGGTCGACGCCTTCGCCGCCGCGCTGGCCCGCGACGTGGCCGAGCGCGCGGCCGCCGGGCTGCCGCTGCCTCGGCTCACGGTCACCGGCCACGGCAACGGGACGGTCGCCGGCATCCCGCACTTCGGCCGGGCGATGGCGATCGGCCGGGAACGGGCCGAGGCCGTCGCCGCCGCCCTCGTCCGGCGGCTCGACACCCACCTGGCCGACCGCCACCCCGGGCCGACGGCGGCCGACCTGGAGATCACCGTGCGCTCCCGGGGGCAGGAGCCGCCCGACGGCGAGGACGCCGGCCGCGCCACCGGGCAGACCCTCCGTCAGGTCGTCGTGACCGTGGAGCACCCGACCGCCGCCGCCGACCGGTACGCCGGGGAGGTCGCCCCCCGCGCCCCCGCCGCGGATCCGCACACCCCGACCGAGGGCACCAGTACGGCCGCCGGCGGCCACGGCACCCACGTCATCGGCGGCCACGGCACCCCCGCCGCCGGTTCGCACCCCCCGGCCGAGGGCAGCGGTACGGCTGCCGGCGGGCACGGCACCCCCGCCGCCGGTTCGCACCCCCCGGCCGAGGGCAGCGGTACGGCTGCCGGCGGGCACGGCGCCCCCGCCGCCGGTCCGCACCCCCCGGCCGAGGGCAGCGGCACCGCCGCCGACCGGAACGCCACTCTTGCCGCCGACCGGGCCGCCGCGTGGAACCTCTCCCGGGAGGACCACGACAACCTGAAGGCCGCCATCCGGCACGGAGTCGACGAGGAGACCCAGACGTACCTGTTCAACAACGGCCCCCGCCCCGAGCACGCCGCCACCGCCATCGGCGAGCACCCCTCCTGGGTCGACGAGCGGGCGCTCGGCCGCTGGGCCGTCGGGCTCAAGCTCACGCCCAAGTACGAGACCACGGTCGCCCTCAACCGGCTGACCGCGGCGGGCGACGGGCCGCAAGGGCGCTCGCTGCTCTACCTCGGCGCCAACTCCGACATCGAGCACCCGCTCTTCACCACCCGTGCCACCGAGATGACCCTGGTCGGGGTCGATCCGAAGGGCCTCAACGCGAAGACCCGCGCGGCCCACCTGGAGGAGGTCGTCGAAGCGCTGGAGCGCTCGCTGGGTTCCTACGCCGGGCCGGGCCACACCGTCGCCACGGTCAAGAAGGTCGAGGGCGTGGTGGCCACGATCACCGTCGAGGGCCCGGGCGGGCCGGTGCTCACCGTCGACTACCACGCGCTGACGTACGACGAGTACCTCGAAGCCCACCCCGGCGAGCGGTTCGACGTGGTGATGGACAAGGACTCCTGGCTGCTGGACTGGCGGCCGGAGCAGGCCGCCGCGGAGGCCGTCACCGGTCTGCTCGCCGACGGCGGCACGTGGGTCGGCGGCACCGCCCTGGGGCCGTCCGTCGAGGCCGGCTTCACCCGCACCCCGAACGACCGCCTCGGCCTGGCGGGAACCAAGTGGAGCGGCTACCAGGACCTGTACGTGCGCACCCCCTCCGGCCGTGCGGTAGCCGAAGCCACCCGCCTCGACGACCTGCTCTCCTCGGTCGCCAAGGTCACCGAGACCCGCTTCAAGTTCCGTGACTTCACCTTCGACGAGGACAGGTACCGGGAGATGCTGGCGGCGGATCTCGAGTACGTGCTGCCCTTCCACGAGTACTTCAACAGCTCCGACGCCGCCCAGAACACCGCGAGCGCGATCGAGCTGCTCCCCGGCGTCGCGGAGCACCTCGCCGCCGAGATCGCCTCGTTCGCCGGGCGGAGCGGCGACTTCGGTGCCCGGCGCATCCTGGCCGACCTGGCGCGGCTGCTCGAACTCGACCCCGCCCTGGTGCTGCCCCCGGACGGGGCGGAGGGAGGGGGCGCTGCCGAGTGA
- a CDS encoding WXG100 family type VII secretion target codes for MSTYVVNMNQVEYVVGEMAAISNRLQETLSQLDDGTKQHLSEWSSDARGTYDAAKLKWDAAAADMVLQAQNATTALGQIHEAYHAGERHGVSLWAQ; via the coding sequence ATGAGCACGTACGTCGTCAACATGAACCAGGTTGAGTACGTCGTCGGTGAGATGGCCGCGATCAGCAACAGGCTCCAGGAGACCCTGAGCCAGCTGGACGACGGCACCAAGCAGCACCTGAGCGAGTGGAGCAGCGACGCCCGCGGCACCTACGACGCGGCGAAGCTCAAGTGGGACGCCGCAGCCGCCGACATGGTGCTCCAGGCCCAGAACGCGACCACCGCCCTCGGCCAGATCCACGAGGCGTACCACGCGGGCGAGCGGCACGGCGTGAGCCTCTGGGCGCAGTGA
- a CDS encoding WXG100 family type VII secretion target, with translation MPDYNNHGFHQGDDGAVFGNPDPSATGSRGDYEVWDWKQIMAAINGMSSGVGNEANRSHARAISDPQSLQDAANTFYRVQKALEAVGKSLVDQAKALAGDDGPWRGAAADSFLDTMTTFSRQVLANAKVLSGGSTGMHSVPHQLANNAVTLRNAQLKIVEIDTWYANRAHALGITPMSNGLIPISLRPELVHAMSEDMRVVLKTLASHYQFTSDAIVSPQPVPSPVDGPGTGDGPNTADLPGGGPGPLPDPAGTGGGLPGGGDLADLSDLAGGGLGGAGGLGDPGDLGGVGGLDGVGGPGDLKGLDGSSFPGGLDLGGPGHELPGLPGLNGLDPLSFPGLGGLGSVDSLRGLDGLGGAGLGALSAIPPLALGGTAGLGGIGALPEGLATGRGTTSGLAGFPRGLGLGGRVGAAGPADGEEKAAEELRDGAPVGLPAGAATESALPAGLAGAGMPFMPGMGGASNRSENAGERSDASGLLTPSAEPWETGTEQEEREAGSDTGAAAGGEGLTVGGVPFLPAAGPAAAARDTGDGTGSRSEASGLLDAGTDPWTASGPVAADPAEASAGAPAGAGPAVVLPGFGAPAAAGPGAAAPRTGARGGAERAAAAATGPGTAAAPSAGAQGGAGSTEDRTAVLPRPTADGAEEDTALWERGAGAFVPLLWAAAPSRDGRSAGEADGGTTEAAEPWSTWQPDRLVSGTAGGSGDGTGVTVPPVTGCGDGLPEPAEPAEEAVPADADQADETAGRSGVAHLLVQEESTWGAVPDRSASGTAY, from the coding sequence GTGCCCGATTACAACAACCACGGCTTCCACCAGGGCGACGACGGGGCGGTCTTCGGCAACCCGGACCCCTCCGCGACGGGTTCGCGCGGCGACTACGAGGTGTGGGACTGGAAGCAGATCATGGCGGCCATCAACGGGATGTCCTCCGGGGTCGGCAACGAGGCCAATCGGTCCCACGCCCGGGCGATCTCCGACCCGCAGTCCCTCCAGGACGCCGCCAACACCTTCTACCGGGTGCAGAAGGCGCTGGAGGCGGTCGGCAAGAGCCTGGTCGACCAGGCCAAGGCACTGGCCGGGGACGACGGGCCGTGGCGGGGCGCGGCGGCGGACTCCTTCCTCGACACGATGACCACCTTCTCCCGGCAGGTCCTCGCCAACGCCAAGGTGCTGTCCGGCGGTTCGACCGGGATGCACTCGGTGCCGCATCAGCTGGCGAACAACGCCGTCACGCTCCGGAACGCCCAGCTCAAGATCGTCGAGATCGACACCTGGTACGCCAACCGGGCGCACGCGCTGGGCATCACCCCGATGTCCAACGGCCTCATCCCGATCAGCCTGCGGCCGGAGCTGGTGCACGCGATGAGCGAGGACATGCGGGTCGTGCTGAAGACCCTGGCCTCGCACTACCAGTTCACCTCGGACGCGATCGTCTCCCCGCAGCCGGTGCCCTCGCCCGTCGACGGTCCGGGTACCGGCGACGGCCCGAACACCGCCGACCTCCCCGGTGGCGGTCCAGGTCCGCTGCCCGACCCGGCGGGGACCGGCGGGGGGCTCCCGGGCGGCGGCGACCTCGCCGACCTCTCCGACCTCGCCGGCGGAGGCCTCGGCGGCGCCGGCGGGCTCGGTGACCCGGGGGACCTCGGTGGTGTCGGCGGGCTGGACGGCGTGGGTGGCCCGGGGGACCTCAAGGGCCTCGACGGCTCCTCGTTCCCCGGCGGGCTGGACCTCGGCGGTCCCGGTCACGAGCTCCCCGGCCTCCCCGGCCTCAACGGACTGGACCCGCTCTCCTTCCCGGGCCTCGGCGGGCTGGGCTCCGTGGACTCGCTGCGCGGCCTGGACGGTCTCGGCGGGGCGGGCCTCGGCGCGCTGTCCGCGATCCCCCCGCTCGCGCTGGGCGGGACGGCCGGTCTCGGCGGCATCGGCGCCCTCCCCGAGGGCCTCGCCACTGGCCGCGGCACCACCTCCGGCCTGGCCGGCTTCCCGCGCGGGCTCGGCCTCGGCGGTCGCGTGGGCGCCGCCGGTCCCGCCGACGGCGAGGAGAAAGCCGCCGAGGAGCTGCGCGACGGCGCGCCCGTCGGGCTGCCGGCCGGCGCCGCCACCGAGTCGGCGTTGCCGGCCGGACTGGCCGGGGCCGGGATGCCTTTCATGCCCGGCATGGGAGGCGCTTCCAACCGGTCCGAGAACGCGGGTGAACGGTCCGACGCCTCCGGCCTGCTGACGCCCAGTGCGGAACCGTGGGAGACCGGGACGGAGCAGGAGGAGCGGGAAGCCGGATCGGACACCGGCGCGGCGGCCGGCGGCGAGGGGCTCACCGTGGGCGGGGTGCCGTTCCTTCCGGCGGCCGGTCCGGCGGCGGCCGCCCGGGACACCGGGGACGGGACCGGATCGCGGTCCGAGGCCTCGGGCCTGCTGGACGCGGGCACCGACCCCTGGACGGCCTCCGGGCCGGTGGCCGCGGACCCGGCGGAAGCGAGCGCCGGTGCTCCGGCCGGTGCCGGCCCGGCCGTCGTCCTGCCCGGCTTCGGCGCCCCGGCCGCGGCCGGCCCCGGAGCGGCGGCGCCGCGGACGGGGGCGCGGGGTGGCGCGGAGAGAGCCGCCGCCGCGGCCACCGGCCCCGGTACCGCCGCCGCCCCGTCCGCTGGGGCGCAGGGTGGGGCGGGCTCCACCGAGGACCGGACGGCGGTACTTCCCCGGCCCACGGCGGACGGCGCCGAGGAGGACACCGCCCTCTGGGAGCGCGGCGCGGGTGCCTTCGTCCCGCTGCTCTGGGCGGCGGCACCGAGCCGGGACGGCCGGTCCGCCGGCGAGGCCGACGGGGGAACCACCGAGGCGGCCGAGCCCTGGTCGACCTGGCAGCCGGACCGGCTCGTCTCCGGCACGGCCGGCGGCTCGGGCGACGGAACGGGTGTCACCGTTCCGCCGGTGACGGGCTGCGGCGACGGCCTGCCGGAGCCGGCCGAGCCGGCGGAGGAGGCCGTGCCGGCCGACGCGGACCAGGCCGACGAGACCGCCGGGCGGTCCGGGGTCGCCCACCTGTTGGTCCAGGAGGAGAGCACCTGGGGCGCCGTTCCGGACCGTTCCGCCTCCGGCACGGCCTACTGA